The following coding sequences lie in one Sinorhizobium fredii USDA 257 genomic window:
- a CDS encoding S1C family serine protease has product MPKASLADFSREIAGLVAATAPGIAAVHASRHNSSSAVHWREGLFVAASEAIETEEGITLTLPSGNSAAAEFVGRDPTTGIAVLKSDVPDGAPALKRAGRTEAGNLVVAVGRGEASTLAGFGIVSEAGPAWRSMRGGLIDRRIRISASIDPRAEGGAAIDAEGGFIGLVLFGPGRRALVIPAETVERVAATLAENGHMPRGYLGAGLHPVRQEKARGAMVMSLEAGSPAEKAGLVLGDIITSWNGETVEGVRDLIRQIGPDSVGKTVALGILRGGEARNLDVVVGARPRS; this is encoded by the coding sequence ATGCCGAAAGCCAGCCTTGCCGACTTCTCCCGAGAGATCGCCGGCCTTGTCGCCGCCACCGCTCCGGGGATCGCCGCCGTTCATGCCAGCCGCCATAATTCTTCGAGCGCCGTCCATTGGCGTGAAGGATTGTTCGTTGCCGCGAGCGAGGCGATCGAGACCGAGGAAGGTATCACTCTAACTTTGCCGTCCGGCAACTCCGCGGCGGCTGAATTCGTCGGGCGCGATCCAACGACGGGGATCGCGGTGCTGAAATCGGATGTGCCTGATGGCGCGCCGGCTCTAAAACGTGCCGGGCGGACGGAGGCAGGGAATCTTGTCGTCGCTGTCGGCCGGGGGGAAGCTTCTACACTGGCCGGCTTCGGGATTGTCAGCGAGGCCGGACCCGCTTGGCGCAGCATGCGTGGCGGCCTGATCGACCGGCGCATCCGCATTTCCGCGAGCATCGATCCGCGCGCCGAGGGCGGCGCGGCGATCGATGCCGAGGGTGGCTTCATCGGACTCGTCCTGTTCGGCCCCGGCCGGCGCGCTCTTGTCATTCCGGCCGAAACGGTCGAGCGGGTCGCGGCAACGCTCGCCGAAAACGGACATATGCCGCGCGGATACCTCGGAGCAGGGTTGCACCCGGTGCGTCAGGAGAAGGCGCGGGGCGCAATGGTGATGAGCCTCGAGGCGGGCAGTCCGGCGGAGAAGGCTGGGCTGGTGCTCGGCGACATCATCACGTCCTGGAATGGCGAGACGGTGGAAGGCGTGCGGGACCTAATCCGCCAGATCGGTCCCGATAGTGTCGGCAAAACGGTGGCCCTCGGAATATTGCGCGGTGGTGAGGCGCGAAATCTCGACGTCGTCGTCGGCGCACGCCCGCGCTCCTGA
- a CDS encoding helix-turn-helix transcriptional regulator has translation MAERPLTVMIALSDPEQTEELEHALGERGHVAVATSFDIEQPEDFDVVVTDGEPLDVATPHIVLGAAASAGNIHAVLPHAADAALIAAATTVVAAGYRLSVADAGDAIETADTEEAVLPRDVPHNLSLSPRELETLALLADGASNKVIARQLKISVHTAKFHVAAVLAKLHAQNRADAVAIALRQGLLYI, from the coding sequence ATGGCTGAGCGCCCGCTGACAGTGATGATAGCCCTCTCCGATCCGGAGCAAACGGAGGAATTGGAACATGCTCTGGGGGAGCGCGGTCATGTGGCCGTAGCGACGTCTTTCGATATCGAGCAGCCGGAGGATTTCGATGTGGTCGTGACCGATGGCGAACCTCTCGACGTGGCAACGCCGCATATCGTGCTTGGTGCAGCAGCCTCGGCTGGCAACATCCATGCTGTGCTGCCGCATGCCGCGGATGCTGCGCTCATCGCTGCCGCGACGACGGTCGTCGCGGCAGGATATCGCCTGTCAGTCGCTGATGCTGGAGATGCAATCGAGACTGCTGATACGGAGGAGGCAGTGCTGCCGAGAGACGTGCCTCACAACCTGTCACTCAGCCCCCGCGAATTGGAAACGCTTGCGCTGCTTGCTGACGGGGCCTCGAACAAGGTGATCGCCCGCCAGCTCAAAATCTCGGTGCATACCGCGAAGTTCCACGTCGCTGCAGTGCTCGCCAAGCTTCATGCGCAGAACCGCGCCGACGCTGTGGCCATAGCGCTGAGGCAAGGGCTGCTTTACATATAA
- the lexA gene encoding transcriptional repressor LexA produces MLTRKQQELLLFIHERMKESGVPPSFDEMKDALDLASKSGIHRLITALEERGFIRRLPNRARALEVIKLPEAYSAPSQPRRGFSPSVIEGSLGKPPLAPKPAPTPVDSASMTVPVMGRIAAGVPISAIQNNTHEISVPVEMIGNGEHYALEIKGDSMIEAGILDGDTVIIRNTSTASPGDIVVALIDDEEATLKRFRRKGASIALEAANPAYETRIFGPDRVKIQGKLVGLMRRYH; encoded by the coding sequence ATGCTGACCCGCAAGCAACAGGAATTGCTTCTGTTCATTCACGAACGGATGAAGGAATCCGGGGTCCCGCCGTCCTTCGACGAGATGAAAGATGCGCTCGATCTCGCGTCGAAGTCGGGCATCCACCGGTTGATCACGGCGCTCGAGGAGCGCGGTTTCATTCGCCGGCTTCCCAATCGGGCCCGTGCGCTCGAGGTCATCAAACTGCCCGAGGCCTATTCGGCTCCCTCTCAGCCGCGACGCGGCTTCTCGCCGAGCGTCATCGAGGGCAGCCTGGGCAAGCCCCCGCTCGCGCCGAAGCCTGCGCCGACGCCGGTCGACAGCGCGTCCATGACGGTGCCCGTCATGGGGCGGATCGCCGCGGGCGTGCCGATTTCGGCCATTCAGAACAACACCCACGAAATTTCCGTACCGGTCGAGATGATCGGCAATGGCGAGCACTACGCGCTCGAAATCAAGGGCGATTCGATGATCGAGGCGGGCATCCTCGATGGGGATACGGTGATTATCCGAAACACGAGCACCGCCAGCCCGGGAGACATTGTCGTGGCGCTGATCGACGACGAGGAAGCAACCTTGAAGCGATTCCGCCGCAAGGGCGCATCGATCGCACTCGAGGCCGCGAATCCGGCTTACGAAACCCGGATATTCGGTCCCGACCGGGTAAAGATTCAGGGCAAACTCGTCGGCCTGATGCGGCGCTATCACTGA
- a CDS encoding sugar phosphate isomerase/epimerase family protein, with the protein MSNFEAGLCTVTFRSLPPDRIVELAREARIAAAEWAGDAHVPPGKTSIARIVGRLSKRAGLTTSYGSYVAPPTDDLSEFVRAVESATALGASNIRIWPGTRRRDSKDYNAAERRAAADAIRDMGAEAARHEVTVSLEYHPQSLTDTTDSACRLIEAIAHDNVYLYWQPRPGLAVEEALAEVARVGQHVSHVHVFAWDRERNRFPLASAADYWRTILSALPRSRWIGRRFAMLEFVANDDPAAFLEDAATLEQILIP; encoded by the coding sequence ATGAGCAATTTCGAAGCCGGCCTCTGCACCGTCACCTTCCGTAGCTTGCCCCCGGACAGAATTGTCGAGCTGGCCAGAGAAGCCCGGATTGCCGCAGCCGAATGGGCGGGGGATGCTCATGTTCCTCCCGGGAAGACATCCATAGCCCGGATTGTCGGGCGCCTCAGCAAAAGGGCTGGACTGACGACATCCTACGGCTCCTACGTCGCGCCACCGACCGACGACCTTTCCGAATTCGTGCGCGCAGTTGAAAGTGCGACCGCGCTCGGAGCCTCGAATATCCGCATTTGGCCCGGCACGCGCCGGCGCGATTCCAAGGACTACAACGCCGCTGAGAGACGCGCTGCGGCAGATGCGATCCGCGACATGGGCGCCGAGGCCGCGCGGCACGAGGTGACCGTGTCGTTGGAATATCATCCGCAATCCCTGACGGACACGACCGATTCGGCATGCCGCCTGATCGAGGCGATCGCCCACGACAATGTCTATCTCTATTGGCAGCCGCGGCCCGGGCTCGCGGTCGAGGAGGCGCTCGCCGAGGTCGCGCGGGTCGGTCAGCATGTGTCCCATGTCCACGTCTTCGCCTGGGACCGGGAGCGTAACCGCTTTCCCTTGGCGTCGGCGGCCGACTACTGGCGCACGATCCTCTCCGCCCTTCCGCGGTCTCGCTGGATCGGGCGGCGATTTGCGATGCTGGAATTCGTCGCCAATGACGACCCGGCCGCCTTTCTCGAGGATGCCGCGACACTCGAGCAAATCCTCATCCCGTGA
- a CDS encoding hydroxyacid dehydrogenase, whose product MTRPALAFAMQPERTEHVLTPELLARVDGLARILDPQPMTVFGDSRSKRLLAEAEILVTGWGAPRFDAAVLRSAPRLRLVVHAAGTVKGLIDTTVFDAGITVSHAAVANAVPVAEFTLAAIIFAGKQVFRFRDLYAADRGRQRTLILQGQAIGNYRRTIGIVGASRIGRRVIDLLRPFDYRVLLYDPLVGQECASGLGGEKVELDTLMANSDIVSLHAPALPETRHMIDARRLSLMMDGATLINTARGALVDQTALIDRLKTGAINAVIDVTDPEVPEDASPLYDLPNVFLTPHIAGAVGLERTRLGEMAVDEIERFLEDRPLLFEIHKSDLERMA is encoded by the coding sequence ATGACCCGCCCGGCGCTGGCTTTTGCGATGCAGCCCGAAAGGACGGAACACGTCCTGACGCCGGAACTTCTCGCGCGGGTCGACGGTCTTGCGCGCATACTCGATCCGCAACCGATGACTGTGTTCGGCGACAGCCGGTCGAAGCGGTTGCTCGCCGAAGCGGAAATCCTGGTAACCGGCTGGGGCGCTCCACGCTTCGATGCGGCCGTTCTTCGGTCGGCGCCCCGCCTTCGCCTCGTTGTCCATGCGGCAGGAACGGTCAAGGGCCTGATCGACACGACTGTGTTTGATGCGGGAATAACCGTGAGCCATGCGGCCGTGGCCAATGCCGTGCCTGTCGCAGAGTTCACGCTCGCGGCAATCATTTTTGCGGGCAAGCAGGTCTTTCGCTTCCGCGATCTCTATGCCGCCGACAGAGGACGCCAGCGGACCCTGATCCTGCAGGGACAGGCGATTGGAAACTATCGCCGCACGATCGGCATAGTGGGCGCCTCGCGGATCGGAAGACGGGTGATCGACCTCCTTCGCCCCTTCGATTATCGGGTGCTGCTCTACGATCCGCTGGTCGGGCAGGAATGCGCTTCCGGCCTCGGTGGGGAAAAAGTTGAACTCGATACGTTGATGGCGAACTCGGACATCGTCTCGCTGCATGCGCCGGCGCTGCCCGAGACGAGGCACATGATCGACGCACGGCGGCTGTCCTTGATGATGGACGGGGCAACCCTGATCAACACGGCGCGGGGGGCGCTCGTCGATCAAACCGCGCTCATCGACAGGTTGAAGACGGGCGCGATCAACGCCGTCATCGACGTCACAGATCCCGAGGTGCCGGAAGATGCGTCGCCTCTTTATGATCTGCCGAACGTTTTCCTGACCCCGCACATCGCCGGCGCCGTCGGCCTCGAAAGGACACGTCTCGGCGAAATGGCTGTCGATGAAATCGAGCGTTTTCTTGAGGATCGGCCGCTGCTATTCGAGATCCACAAGAGCGACTTGGAGCGCATGGCATGA
- a CDS encoding DUF2264 domain-containing protein — protein sequence MTYDPASANPLATNPLETRSDMQRALLGLFDPLLPYFSEGNARVRLDAAAAHFDRAAADLEGFARPLWGLAPFAAGGGDFPHWHRYAEGIANGTDPNHPEFWGKVNNRDQRMVELAALGFALALVPEKLWDPLNGRARDNLVAYLLHARKFDYADNNWKFFRILVDIALDRLGVEYDRSLTNAYLSELDGFYIADGWYRDGNVPRVDHYIPFAMHFYSLIYSRLVEDDHAKRYRERALAFAQDFRHWFAEDGATVPFGRSLTYRFACAGFWSALAFADLEALPWGEIKGLCVRHLRWWADKPMTHRDGVLSIGYSYPNLLMSENYNSAGSPYWAFKAFLPLAVDNDHPFWTSTETPPSPPSETVALRHPGMVMMPCKGDVVALSSGQENRQMRFGSEKYAKFAYSTRYGFSVESDERAFAGGAFDSMLAFSDDGIHYRVRETNEEARLDGNVLFSRWLPWPDVVVETWLLPASPWHVRVHRITTPRPLETAEGGFAIARRDFEADTLSASTGEAYAIGEEDFSGIRDLGSMVARQGLAQKAPPNTNLIAARTLIPQLRATIPAGKTILRCAVLAVRDISAVTSDWDVPPAAPDIAALRAIAEQGVTVSAMQAPGRKP from the coding sequence ATGACCTATGATCCCGCCAGTGCCAATCCGCTCGCCACCAATCCACTCGAAACGCGCAGCGACATGCAGCGCGCCCTGCTGGGCCTCTTCGATCCGCTGTTGCCTTATTTTTCCGAGGGAAATGCGCGCGTGCGCCTTGACGCTGCGGCCGCCCACTTCGATCGGGCCGCTGCCGATCTCGAGGGGTTCGCGAGGCCTCTGTGGGGCCTTGCGCCGTTTGCCGCCGGTGGCGGCGATTTCCCCCATTGGCACCGTTATGCCGAAGGCATCGCCAACGGCACCGATCCGAACCATCCGGAATTCTGGGGCAAGGTGAACAACCGCGACCAGCGCATGGTCGAACTCGCCGCCCTCGGCTTCGCGCTTGCCCTGGTGCCGGAGAAACTATGGGACCCGCTGAACGGCCGGGCGCGGGACAATCTTGTCGCCTATCTGCTGCATGCGCGGAAATTCGACTACGCCGACAACAATTGGAAGTTCTTCCGCATCCTGGTCGACATCGCCCTCGATCGCCTGGGCGTAGAATACGACCGCAGCCTGACGAATGCCTATCTCTCCGAGCTCGATGGCTTCTACATTGCGGACGGGTGGTATCGGGACGGCAATGTGCCGCGCGTCGATCACTACATCCCCTTCGCGATGCATTTCTATAGCCTCATCTACTCGCGCCTCGTCGAGGATGACCACGCCAAGCGCTATCGCGAGCGCGCCCTCGCCTTTGCTCAGGATTTTCGTCACTGGTTCGCCGAGGATGGAGCAACCGTCCCCTTTGGCCGCAGCCTCACCTATCGCTTCGCCTGCGCCGGTTTCTGGTCGGCGCTGGCCTTCGCCGATCTCGAGGCGCTGCCTTGGGGCGAGATCAAGGGGCTTTGTGTTCGCCACCTCAGATGGTGGGCCGACAAGCCGATGACGCACAGGGACGGCGTGCTGTCGATCGGTTACAGCTATCCGAACCTCTTGATGTCGGAAAACTACAATTCGGCGGGCTCGCCCTACTGGGCGTTCAAGGCCTTCCTGCCGCTCGCAGTGGACAATGACCATCCGTTCTGGACTTCCACGGAAACGCCTCCTTCACCGCCCTCCGAAACGGTTGCGCTCCGTCATCCGGGCATGGTGATGATGCCTTGCAAGGGTGACGTCGTGGCGCTTTCCTCCGGCCAGGAGAACCGGCAGATGCGCTTCGGCTCGGAAAAATATGCGAAATTCGCTTATTCGACGCGCTACGGCTTCAGCGTCGAGAGCGACGAACGGGCCTTTGCCGGCGGGGCCTTCGATTCCATGCTGGCTTTCAGTGACGACGGCATTCATTACCGCGTGCGCGAGACCAACGAAGAGGCGCGGCTTGATGGCAATGTGCTCTTTTCCAGGTGGTTGCCCTGGCCGGATGTTGTCGTTGAGACATGGCTGCTGCCGGCCTCACCCTGGCATGTGCGAGTGCACCGGATCACGACTCCGAGGCCGCTTGAAACAGCCGAAGGCGGCTTTGCCATCGCCAGACGAGACTTCGAGGCCGACACGCTTTCCGCGTCGACAGGCGAGGCCTATGCCATCGGGGAAGAGGATTTCAGCGGAATTCGCGACCTCGGCTCGATGGTCGCGCGCCAAGGTCTGGCGCAGAAGGCGCCACCAAATACCAACCTCATCGCCGCAAGGACGTTGATACCGCAACTGCGGGCTACGATTCCCGCTGGCAAAACGATTCTTCGCTGTGCCGTCCTGGCGGTTCGCGACATCTCGGCCGTAACGAGCGACTGGGACGTTCCGCCCGCCGCCCCGGACATCGCCGCGTTGCGCGCCATCGCGGAGCAAGGCGTGACCGTCAGTGCCATGCAGGCGCCGGGGCGCAAGCCATGA
- a CDS encoding LacI family DNA-binding transcriptional regulator produces the protein MTDTSSKRLRQADIATRAGVSISTVSRVLANEPGISEDVRRQILQVASDLGYPIKAPSVPGALALIASNGVTGGLSVFYEGIVEGLRSEAAKLGMPFDIRLVREAKATPEIVREHLQAVGAEGLFLVGIDPADVLCKWLEDSGTPVILVNGTDVQMRFDGVSPANFFGAYAATQRLIDAGHRRILHLTGSHRHTIRERVRGFEAAVAAVDGGEARVIRLPFESNSSVEAHAATLAALAEDGGFSAAFCMNDFIAVGVLEAVTEIGRRVPEDFAVIGFDDLPCAEMANPRLATMRVDRVALGREAIGMMHFRLHHREAPARHVSHAVIPVPGGSLDQRQRP, from the coding sequence ATGACAGACACATCTTCCAAACGGCTCCGGCAAGCGGACATTGCAACCCGCGCCGGGGTCTCCATTTCTACCGTCTCGCGCGTCCTTGCGAACGAACCGGGCATCAGCGAGGACGTTCGCCGGCAGATCCTCCAGGTTGCGAGCGACCTCGGCTATCCGATAAAGGCGCCTTCGGTTCCGGGAGCACTGGCTCTGATTGCGAGCAATGGCGTGACCGGAGGGCTCAGCGTCTTCTATGAGGGCATCGTCGAGGGCCTACGTTCCGAGGCGGCCAAATTGGGCATGCCGTTCGATATTCGCCTTGTCCGGGAGGCGAAAGCGACGCCGGAAATTGTGCGCGAGCACCTCCAGGCCGTCGGCGCAGAAGGGCTCTTCCTGGTGGGGATCGATCCGGCCGATGTCCTTTGCAAATGGCTCGAGGACAGTGGCACCCCTGTCATTCTGGTCAATGGCACCGATGTGCAGATGCGTTTCGACGGTGTCTCGCCCGCGAACTTCTTCGGCGCCTACGCGGCGACGCAGCGGTTAATCGATGCAGGCCATCGCCGCATACTGCACCTGACCGGATCGCATCGGCACACGATCCGCGAGCGCGTTCGCGGCTTCGAGGCGGCAGTCGCCGCGGTTGATGGGGGCGAAGCGCGCGTCATCCGCCTGCCGTTCGAGAGCAATTCCAGCGTCGAGGCGCATGCGGCAACGCTCGCCGCGCTCGCGGAGGACGGCGGATTTTCCGCCGCGTTCTGCATGAACGACTTTATCGCCGTTGGCGTTCTCGAGGCGGTCACGGAGATCGGCCGGCGCGTGCCCGAGGATTTCGCCGTCATCGGTTTCGACGACCTGCCTTGCGCCGAGATGGCCAATCCCCGGCTTGCGACGATGCGTGTCGACCGCGTCGCCCTTGGTCGCGAGGCGATCGGCATGATGCATTTCCGTCTCCATCATCGGGAGGCGCCCGCCCGGCATGTGTCTCACGCGGTGATCCCCGTGCCCGGCGGAAGCTTGGACCAGAGACAGCGCCCATGA
- a CDS encoding ABC transporter substrate-binding protein yields the protein MLLNRRTFLLGSAGTAAAGIALGANSPFAAENVQLRAMWWGSNDRSKRTLSVAKLFQEKNPDISVVGESLSGDGYWTKLATQMAGRAIADVFQLEPSTISDYSKRGACLALDPFIPSTLDVDAFGKDVLKLTTVDGKLWGVGLGLNSFALFYDADAFAKAGITPPGVDTTWSEYADIAIEMTKAAGKKNVWGGPYGARYAYVFDAWLRQRGSSLYTESGLGFGVDEAKEWYAYWEDLRKRGGTVGADIQTLDQNTIDTNCLSLGYSAMGMAYSNQMVGYQLIMKSKLGIGMLPRAEKGGPSGHYYRPALIWSIGATTKHGEEAAKFINFFVNDPEAGKILGVERGVPMSRKVREAILPSLNPTETETVKYINALKDQVGSYPAPAPLGSTEFDQRVLRPIADELAFERVSIADAATRLVEEGKATVRAG from the coding sequence ATGCTACTCAATCGACGCACATTCCTGCTCGGGTCGGCAGGCACGGCCGCCGCCGGCATCGCGCTCGGGGCAAACTCACCCTTCGCGGCCGAAAACGTGCAGCTACGCGCCATGTGGTGGGGATCCAATGATCGCTCGAAGCGAACGCTGAGCGTTGCCAAGCTGTTCCAGGAGAAGAACCCGGACATATCGGTTGTCGGCGAGAGCCTCAGCGGCGACGGATACTGGACCAAACTCGCCACCCAGATGGCCGGCCGCGCGATCGCCGACGTTTTCCAGCTCGAGCCGAGTACGATTTCCGACTATTCCAAGCGCGGCGCCTGCCTCGCCCTCGACCCGTTCATCCCATCGACATTGGACGTCGATGCCTTCGGCAAGGATGTGCTGAAGCTGACGACGGTGGATGGCAAACTCTGGGGCGTCGGGCTCGGCCTCAACTCCTTCGCATTGTTCTATGACGCCGACGCCTTCGCGAAAGCAGGAATCACGCCTCCCGGGGTTGATACGACCTGGTCCGAATATGCCGACATTGCGATCGAGATGACCAAAGCCGCCGGCAAGAAGAACGTGTGGGGCGGGCCATACGGAGCCCGCTATGCCTATGTCTTCGACGCATGGCTCAGGCAACGCGGAAGCAGCCTCTACACGGAGAGCGGCCTCGGTTTCGGCGTCGATGAAGCCAAGGAGTGGTATGCCTATTGGGAGGATCTGCGCAAGCGCGGCGGTACCGTCGGCGCCGATATCCAGACGCTCGATCAGAACACCATTGACACCAATTGCCTGTCGCTCGGCTACTCGGCCATGGGCATGGCCTATTCCAACCAGATGGTCGGCTATCAGCTCATCATGAAGAGCAAGCTCGGCATCGGCATGTTGCCGCGCGCCGAAAAGGGCGGACCTTCCGGCCACTATTATCGCCCGGCCTTGATCTGGAGCATCGGCGCGACGACCAAGCATGGCGAGGAAGCCGCGAAGTTCATCAATTTCTTCGTCAACGACCCGGAAGCCGGCAAGATCCTCGGCGTCGAGCGCGGCGTGCCGATGTCGCGCAAGGTGCGCGAGGCAATCCTGCCGTCGCTCAACCCGACGGAAACGGAAACAGTAAAATACATCAACGCGCTGAAGGACCAGGTGGGCAGCTATCCGGCGCCCGCACCGCTCGGCTCGACGGAGTTCGACCAGCGGGTGCTTCGCCCGATCGCCGACGAACTGGCCTTCGAACGCGTTTCGATCGCGGACGCGGCGACCCGCTTGGTCGAGGAGGGCAAGGCTACGGTTCGCGCCGGCTGA
- a CDS encoding LysR substrate-binding domain-containing protein yields the protein MRNSQTQRFKLPPLATLPAFASAARTGSLTLTAREMNLTPGAISRQIKALEDALGVLLFHRSHNAISLTEIGRQYLTHVSAALATIENGTRALQPDRARLVIQAPITLARRWLIPRLGSYRHENPNVDLIIESLALGATGVPDVVITYRRGTAEADFPSAFLLDRSIAVCSPLLISGSGSHVQPQDLLDLPLLLDTADAWSWQRWCGAAQMAFKPRGGSIAFDTDEASIDACISGLGIGQASPALIERALREGQLVALCPGVNPIVGAYEISIAAGTPASVAFNEWLSGWRETVGEQ from the coding sequence ATGAGAAATTCTCAAACGCAGCGCTTCAAACTACCTCCGCTTGCGACCCTGCCGGCCTTCGCGAGCGCCGCGCGCACTGGCAGTCTGACACTCACCGCACGCGAGATGAACCTCACCCCGGGCGCGATCAGCCGACAAATCAAGGCGCTGGAAGACGCGCTCGGTGTCTTGCTCTTTCATCGGAGCCACAATGCGATTTCGCTGACGGAAATCGGGCGGCAATACCTGACCCATGTCAGCGCCGCCCTCGCGACGATCGAAAACGGTACGCGCGCGCTGCAGCCCGATCGGGCGCGATTGGTCATACAGGCGCCGATAACGTTGGCACGGCGCTGGCTGATCCCGCGGCTCGGCTCGTACCGTCATGAAAATCCGAACGTCGATCTCATCATCGAGTCGCTGGCACTCGGTGCGACCGGTGTGCCCGACGTGGTCATCACCTATAGGCGCGGTACGGCGGAAGCCGACTTCCCGTCCGCCTTCTTGCTCGACAGGTCGATTGCCGTCTGTTCGCCGCTGCTGATCAGCGGATCGGGGTCCCATGTCCAGCCGCAGGACCTCCTCGATCTGCCGCTCCTGCTCGACACGGCGGATGCCTGGTCATGGCAACGCTGGTGCGGCGCAGCACAGATGGCGTTCAAACCGCGTGGGGGCAGCATCGCCTTCGACACCGACGAAGCGTCAATCGACGCCTGCATATCCGGCCTCGGCATAGGCCAGGCGAGCCCCGCGCTGATCGAACGAGCGTTGCGGGAGGGACAGCTGGTCGCTTTGTGCCCCGGCGTTAATCCGATCGTCGGAGCCTACGAGATCTCGATCGCCGCGGGGACCCCGGCATCGGTTGCCTTCAACGAGTGGCTGTCAGGCTGGAGGGAAACTGTCGGCGAACAGTGA
- a CDS encoding ABC transporter substrate-binding protein: MFPSLTTFKNSAVLGRLFAASLALSACIAAPSHADDAFNVIDDRGVAVAVPVQPKRIASVSYFAADVALALGIKPVAATYMVEGRSPDFLGGHLDGVKQIGQRATPNLELLAEAKPDVTVAIRRYTEGNADQYQKIAPYLAYSLELFADSDRTIGQLATILGDTKRGQELNAEFKADLASFGEKAPKDKHPRFVVMWGGDTPWVFRSENMTAAILVALGAENIAGQNPTPSVPDNWGMEMSLEAMLEKDPEVIFVYDYGPDRPHENNPIWQQLSAVRNGRVHYVGDHWVEAHGPIAREMVLREAAHFLYPDVFPAIDVKVEARKIIPRQ; encoded by the coding sequence ATGTTTCCGAGCCTCACCACTTTCAAAAATTCGGCCGTACTCGGCCGCCTTTTTGCTGCAAGCCTCGCACTCTCCGCTTGTATCGCGGCCCCATCGCACGCCGACGACGCCTTCAACGTCATTGACGACCGCGGTGTCGCCGTCGCCGTCCCGGTACAACCGAAGCGAATCGCTTCGGTTTCTTATTTCGCCGCAGATGTTGCGCTGGCGCTCGGCATCAAGCCGGTCGCCGCCACCTATATGGTCGAGGGCAGGAGCCCTGATTTTCTCGGTGGCCATCTCGACGGGGTGAAGCAGATCGGTCAGCGGGCGACGCCCAATCTCGAGCTTCTCGCAGAGGCGAAGCCGGACGTCACGGTTGCCATCCGCCGCTATACGGAGGGCAACGCCGATCAGTACCAGAAGATCGCGCCTTATCTTGCCTACAGCCTCGAGCTCTTCGCCGATAGCGACCGGACCATCGGCCAACTCGCAACCATCCTAGGCGATACCAAGCGCGGGCAGGAGTTGAACGCCGAGTTCAAGGCCGATCTCGCGTCGTTCGGCGAAAAGGCGCCGAAGGACAAGCATCCGCGCTTCGTGGTGATGTGGGGCGGCGATACCCCATGGGTTTTCCGTTCGGAAAACATGACGGCAGCGATCCTCGTCGCCCTCGGCGCGGAAAACATTGCCGGACAAAACCCGACCCCGTCGGTACCGGACAACTGGGGCATGGAGATGAGCCTCGAAGCCATGCTGGAGAAGGACCCGGAAGTCATCTTCGTCTATGACTACGGTCCGGATCGTCCGCATGAAAACAACCCGATCTGGCAGCAGCTCTCGGCCGTCAGGAATGGACGGGTCCACTATGTCGGCGATCACTGGGTCGAGGCGCATGGGCCGATTGCTCGCGAGATGGTTCTGCGCGAGGCAGCCCATTTCCTCTATCCGGACGTTTTTCCGGCCATCGATGTCAAGGTCGAGGCCCGCAAGATCATCCCGCGACAGTGA